Proteins encoded within one genomic window of Ailuropoda melanoleuca isolate Jingjing chromosome 16, ASM200744v2, whole genome shotgun sequence:
- the PTMS gene encoding parathymosin isoform X2 — translation MQGKVHQDLKEKKEKVEEKASRKERKKEVVEEEENGAEEEEEETAEDGEEEDEGEEEDEEEEDDDDEGPALKRAAEEEDEADPKRQKTENGASA, via the exons ATGCAGGGGAAAGTCCACCAG gacctgaaggagaagaaagagaaggtggaggagaaggCCAGCCGAAAAGAGCGAAAGAAAGAAGTGGTGGAG GAGGAGGAGAACGGAgccgaggaggaagaggaagaaactgctgaggatggagaggaggaggatgaaggggaagaagaag ATgaggaagaagaagatgatgacgACGAAGGGCCCGCGCTGAAGAGAGCTGCTGAAGAGGAG GATGAAGCGGATCCCAAGCggcagaagacagaaaatggGGCGTCGGCATGA
- the LAG3 gene encoding lymphocyte activation gene 3 protein isoform X2, producing MWEAPLLVLVLLQLRCVAPVEAPGSGTEVPVVWAQEGAPAQLPCSPTIPLQDVSLLRTAGVTWHHLPDSGPPAPAPSLRPAAPSARGPGPRPYVVLMLAAGGLRSGRPPLQPRVQVEERGLQRGDFSLWLRPARRADAGEYRAAVHLRDRSVACRLRLRVGQASMTASPPGSLRISDWVILNCSFSRPDPPASVHWFRGRVPVQESPHHHLAGSFLFLPKVSPSDSGPWGCILTYRDGFNVSITYTLSVLGLEPSGPLTVYAGAGSRVHLPCRLPPGVGTQSSLTAKWTPPGGPDLLVAGGDGNFNLQLEAVSQAQAGAYTCHIHLQGQQLSATVTLAVITGAQRSGRAPGALKTGHLPLFLIPGILFLLLLMTGALGFHLWRRQWRPRRFSALEHGTHPPQAQSKIGELEQEPELEPEPELELEVEPESELEPELEPEPEPEPEPEKL from the exons ATGTGGGAGGCTCCGTTACTGGTTCTGGTGCTTCTGCAACTGCGGTGCGTGGCTCCAG tgGAGGCTCCAGGGTCTGGGACAGAGGTCCCGGTGGTGTGGGCCCAGGAAGGGGCTCCTGCCCAGCTCCCCTGCAGCCCCACAATCCCTCTCCAGGATGTCAGCCTTCTGCGAACCGCAGGGGTCACCTGGCACCATCTACCAGACAG CGGCCCTCCGGCTCCCGCGCCCAGCCTGCGCCCCGCCGCGCCTTCCGCGCGGGGCCCCGGGCCGCGGCCCTACGTGGTGCTGATGCTGGCGGCCGGCGGCCTGCGCAGCGGGAGGCCCCCCCTGCAGCCCCGCGTGCAGGTGGAAGAGCGCGGCCTCCAGCGCGGGGACTTCTCGCTGTGGCTGCGCCCGGCCCGACGCGCCGACGCCGGCGAGTACCGCGCCGCCGTGCACCTCCGGGACCGCTCCGTCGCCTGCCGCCTCCGTCTGCGCGTGGGCCAGGCCTCCA TGACTGCCAGCCCCCCAGGGTCCCTCAGGATCTCCGACTGGGTCATTTTGAACTGCTCCTTCAGCCGCCCTGACCCGCCAGCTTCTGTGCACTGGTTCCGGGGCAGAGTCCCTGTTCAGGAATCCCCCCATCACCACTTAGCTGGAAGCTTCCTCTTCCTGCCCAAAGTCAGCCCCTCAGACTCTGGGCCATGGGGCTGCATCCTCACCTACAGAGATGGCTTCAATGTCTCCATCACGTACACCCTCTCCGTTCTGG GTCTGGAGCCCTCAGGGCCTCTGACGGTGTATGCAGGAGCAGGCTCCAGGGTGCACCTACCTTGCCGCCTGCCTCCCGGTGTGGGGACCCAGTCTTCTCTCACTGCCAAGTGGACCCCTCCCGGGGGTCCTGACCTCCTGGTGGCTGGAGGCGATGGCAACTTTAACCTCCAACTGGAGGCTGTgagccaggcccaggctggggcctACACCTGCCACATCCATCTGCAGGGACAGCAGCTCAGTGCCACGGTCACTCTGGCAGTCATCACAG GTGCCCAGCGCTCTGGGAGggccccaggtgccctgaaaacaggccatctccctctctttctcatccCTGGTAtcctctttctgctccttttgATGACTGGAGCCCTTGGCTTTCACCTTTGGAGAAGACAG TGGCGTCCAAGAAGATTCTCGGCCTTGGAGCATGGGACTCACCCACCTCAGGCTCAGAGCAAGATAGGGGAGCTGGAGCAAGAGCCAGAGCTGGAGCCAGAACCTgagctggagctggaggtggAGCCGGAGTCGGAGCTGGAGCCGGAGctggagccggagccggagccggagccggagccggagaaGCTCTGA
- the LAG3 gene encoding lymphocyte activation gene 3 protein isoform X1, which produces MWEAPLLVLVLLQLRCVAPVEAPGSGTEVPVVWAQEGAPAQLPCSPTIPLQDVSLLRTAGVTWHHLPDSGPPAPAPSLRPAAPSARGPGPRPYVVLMLAAGGLRSGRPPLQPRVQVEERGLQRGDFSLWLRPARRADAGEYRAAVHLRDRSVACRLRLRVGQASMTASPPGSLRISDWVILNCSFSRPDPPASVHWFRGRVPVQESPHHHLAGSFLFLPKVSPSDSGPWGCILTYRDGFNVSITYTLSVLGLEPSGPLTVYAGAGSRVHLPCRLPPGVGTQSSLTAKWTPPGGPDLLVAGGDGNFNLQLEAVSQAQAGAYTCHIHLQGQQLSATVTLAVITVTPKSSGLPGELRKLLCEVTPASGQEHFVWSPLDKPSWRGSPGPWLEMQEARLLSQPWQCHVYQGERLLGTAVYLTEPAGPGAQRSGRAPGALKTGHLPLFLIPGILFLLLLMTGALGFHLWRRQWRPRRFSALEHGTHPPQAQSKIGELEQEPELEPEPELELEVEPESELEPELEPEPEPEPEPEKL; this is translated from the exons ATGTGGGAGGCTCCGTTACTGGTTCTGGTGCTTCTGCAACTGCGGTGCGTGGCTCCAG tgGAGGCTCCAGGGTCTGGGACAGAGGTCCCGGTGGTGTGGGCCCAGGAAGGGGCTCCTGCCCAGCTCCCCTGCAGCCCCACAATCCCTCTCCAGGATGTCAGCCTTCTGCGAACCGCAGGGGTCACCTGGCACCATCTACCAGACAG CGGCCCTCCGGCTCCCGCGCCCAGCCTGCGCCCCGCCGCGCCTTCCGCGCGGGGCCCCGGGCCGCGGCCCTACGTGGTGCTGATGCTGGCGGCCGGCGGCCTGCGCAGCGGGAGGCCCCCCCTGCAGCCCCGCGTGCAGGTGGAAGAGCGCGGCCTCCAGCGCGGGGACTTCTCGCTGTGGCTGCGCCCGGCCCGACGCGCCGACGCCGGCGAGTACCGCGCCGCCGTGCACCTCCGGGACCGCTCCGTCGCCTGCCGCCTCCGTCTGCGCGTGGGCCAGGCCTCCA TGACTGCCAGCCCCCCAGGGTCCCTCAGGATCTCCGACTGGGTCATTTTGAACTGCTCCTTCAGCCGCCCTGACCCGCCAGCTTCTGTGCACTGGTTCCGGGGCAGAGTCCCTGTTCAGGAATCCCCCCATCACCACTTAGCTGGAAGCTTCCTCTTCCTGCCCAAAGTCAGCCCCTCAGACTCTGGGCCATGGGGCTGCATCCTCACCTACAGAGATGGCTTCAATGTCTCCATCACGTACACCCTCTCCGTTCTGG GTCTGGAGCCCTCAGGGCCTCTGACGGTGTATGCAGGAGCAGGCTCCAGGGTGCACCTACCTTGCCGCCTGCCTCCCGGTGTGGGGACCCAGTCTTCTCTCACTGCCAAGTGGACCCCTCCCGGGGGTCCTGACCTCCTGGTGGCTGGAGGCGATGGCAACTTTAACCTCCAACTGGAGGCTGTgagccaggcccaggctggggcctACACCTGCCACATCCATCTGCAGGGACAGCAGCTCAGTGCCACGGTCACTCTGGCAGTCATCACAG TGACTCCCAAATCCTCTGGGTTACCTGGTGAGCTGAGAAAACTGCTTTGTGAGGTGACCCCGGCATCGGGACAAGAGCACTTTGTGTGGAGCCCCCTGGATAAGCCGTCTTGGAGAGgttccccaggaccctggctggaGATGCAGGAGGCCAGACTCCTTTCCCAGCCCTGGCAGTGCCACGTGTACCAGGGGGAGAGGCTTCTCGGGACAGCGGTGTACCTCACTGAGCCGGCTGGCCCAG GTGCCCAGCGCTCTGGGAGggccccaggtgccctgaaaacaggccatctccctctctttctcatccCTGGTAtcctctttctgctccttttgATGACTGGAGCCCTTGGCTTTCACCTTTGGAGAAGACAG TGGCGTCCAAGAAGATTCTCGGCCTTGGAGCATGGGACTCACCCACCTCAGGCTCAGAGCAAGATAGGGGAGCTGGAGCAAGAGCCAGAGCTGGAGCCAGAACCTgagctggagctggaggtggAGCCGGAGTCGGAGCTGGAGCCGGAGctggagccggagccggagccggagccggagccggagaaGCTCTGA
- the PTMS gene encoding parathymosin isoform X1 produces METEKLIGRVRKRNWEDLKEKKEKVEEKASRKERKKEVVEEEENGAEEEEEETAEDGEEEDEGEEEDEEEEDDDDEGPALKRAAEEEDEADPKRQKTENGASA; encoded by the exons ATGGAGACTGAGAAACTGATAGGaagagtcagaaagagaaattgggag gacctgaaggagaagaaagagaaggtggaggagaaggCCAGCCGAAAAGAGCGAAAGAAAGAAGTGGTGGAG GAGGAGGAGAACGGAgccgaggaggaagaggaagaaactgctgaggatggagaggaggaggatgaaggggaagaagaag ATgaggaagaagaagatgatgacgACGAAGGGCCCGCGCTGAAGAGAGCTGCTGAAGAGGAG GATGAAGCGGATCCCAAGCggcagaagacagaaaatggGGCGTCGGCATGA